DNA sequence from the Terriglobales bacterium genome:
TGGTAAGTTGGTCGCGCGCTGAGGTCAGGTCCAGTTGCGCCTGGCTCACTTCCATCCCGTCGCGCGCGGCGCGGGTGAGCACTTCCTCGGATTTGCCGATTGCGGTTTGCAGATCAAGGAACTGCTTCTGAATGTTTGCCGCGGCGGCGAAGCCGGCGTCTCCCTGCGTGTGGCACGAGGTGCAGACCGCCTGCGGTCCGGTACCAACCATCGCGTCCGTGGGATGAGAAATCCGGTGGTTGCTGTGGCAGGTTACGCACCCCGGCAGCCCGGCCGCGCTGAATGCCGCTTTGTGCGGGCTGGACTCGAACAGTTGCGCCTGGAAGACATGGCAAGTCGAGCAAACGTTGGTGACGCTGGCCACGCCGGGCGGCGCGGCGCCGTGGTTCCCGTGACAGGTGGTGCAGGTGGGCGCGCTCAGGTCGCCGCGCACGGTGAGCGCTTCATGATGCACGCTGGAGCTGTATCCGGCGAACTGGTCATGCTTGATCGGATAGGACTGCATGTACTTGCCGTCGGCATGGCAACGCGCGCAGGTTTCAGCGACATTGAGCGGATGCACTTTGGCGCGCGTGTCCTTGACCGCGCGGATGCCGTGTACTCCATGGCAATCGATGCAGACCGCCACCTTGGTATCGCCTGCCAGCAAACGCTTGCCGTGCACGCTGGTCTTGTACTGCGCTAACTGGTCGGTGCGCAGCGACGGGTTGTACTGGCGCATGTAGCCGCCGTCGGCGTGACACTTGGCGCACAGCTCCGGAACCTGCTTACGGTCAATATGGCCCTTGAACCCTTTCTTCTTGTCCATCGCTTCCATGCTGGCGGGATCGCCGCCATGGCATCCGGCGCAGGTCACGCCTTTTTGCGCGTGGATGTCTTCCGCATACTGCTCGGCGGTGATTTTCAGATTGCCATCGAGCGAGCCGTGACAGTCGACACACGTGCTCTGAACCGCTTGCGGCAAGGGCGCCGCCGCTCGCGCCCGCGCGGCCGCGAAAAGCGCAACCGCAGTCCAGATGATTATCGCCAGCGCAAACCACCATCGCGAGGTGCGCCTCATGCCGTTCCCGCCCGGCGCGTGCATGACTTGGTTATGAATGGCTATCATGATTCTCTCCCGCTCATTTCGCCACGTACCCGTACATGGTCATGGTTGCGATGTACGCCAGCGCGAATACGCCCAACCCGGTGACAAATGCCCGCCCCAGGTTCGAGTTCTTGCGCTCCAGGAACGGCAGGAGCACCCAGATGGCGCCGGCCAGCCCAAAACCGAGCACGCCCAGAAGCTCGCCGTCAATGAACCAGATCTTGGCGGGAATCAGCTTCAACGTCTGGAACA
Encoded proteins:
- a CDS encoding cytochrome c3 family protein, which translates into the protein MIAIHNQVMHAPGGNGMRRTSRWWFALAIIIWTAVALFAAARARAAAPLPQAVQSTCVDCHGSLDGNLKITAEQYAEDIHAQKGVTCAGCHGGDPASMEAMDKKKGFKGHIDRKQVPELCAKCHADGGYMRQYNPSLRTDQLAQYKTSVHGKRLLAGDTKVAVCIDCHGVHGIRAVKDTRAKVHPLNVAETCARCHADGKYMQSYPIKHDQFAGYSSSVHHEALTVRGDLSAPTCTTCHGNHGAAPPGVASVTNVCSTCHVFQAQLFESSPHKAAFSAAGLPGCVTCHSNHRISHPTDAMVGTGPQAVCTSCHTQGDAGFAAAANIQKQFLDLQTAIGKSEEVLTRAARDGMEVSQAQLDLTSARDQLTKARVTLHGFTSAKIDVDIKAGQETATKTRLAGEKALRERDYRRAGLGVSLLTILAMLIGLKLYIGEIETRK